The Pseudonocardia broussonetiae DNA segment AGCGGCGAGCCGGTGTCGTCGACGGCCATGCCCCACGCGTTGCAGTGCGCCACGAGGACCCGCCGGTTCGCGGCGTTGTCGTCGACGACCAGCACGCGGCGCCCGGCCAGGGCCACCGGCGCCACCGGCCCCGGGACGGCGGCGGGCGGCGCCGCCACGGCGAACCCGAACGTCGTCCCCGTGCCGACCTCGCTGCGCACCCACACCCGCCCGCCCATCAGCTCGGCGAGCCGCCGCGAGATGGCGAGCCCCAGGCCGGTGCCGCCGTGGCGGCGGGTCGTGGAGACGTCGACCTGGCTGAACGACCGGAACAGCCGGTCGAGCCGGTCGGCCGGGATCCCCGGACCGGTGTCGGTGACCTCGACCGACAGCTCTCCGGGCCCCGCGTGCACCGCGACCACCACCTCGCCGCGCGCGGTGAACTTCACCGCGTTCCCGACGAGGTTGACCAGGATCTGGCGCAGGCGCGTCGGGTCGCCGAGCACGGCGTCGGGCACGGCCGGGTCGACGGCGCAGACGAGCTCGATGCCCTTCTCCGCCGCCCGCGGGGCCAGCAGGTCCAGCGCACCCTCGACGCAGTCGCGGACGTCGAGCGGCACCGCCTCCAGCTCCAGGCGGCCCGCCTCGATCTTGGAGAAGTCGAGGATGTCGTCGATGATCGTCAGCAGGCCGTCGCCGCTCTGCTCGATGACCCGCGCCAGCTCGCGCTGCTCCCCGTCGAGGTCGGTGGTGAGCAGCAGCTCGGTCATCCCGATGACGGCGTTCATCGGGGTGCGGATCTCGTGGCTCATGTTGGCCAGGAACGCGCTCTTGGCCGCGTTCGCGGCGTCGGCGGCGGCCCGGGCCTCCTGCGCCTGCTCGTGCAGCCGGACGCTCTCGATCGCGCCGGCGAGCTGCCCGCCGACGGTCTCGGCGAGCGCCAGCTCGGCCGGGGAGAACACCCGGCGGCGCCCGGCGGACTCCGCCAGCACCAGCCCGATCACGCGTCCGCCGCGACCGACGAGCGGGGCGGCCATGAAGGCGCACACGCCGCGCTGGCCGAGCCGTGCGCGGACCGCGGGCGCGAGCGTCACGGCGTCGAGGTCGCCGACGGCGACCGCGCGGCGCAGGACCACGGCCCGTTCGACGGGGCTGCCGTCGGTCGTCGACAGCTCCGTCCCGGCCCGGCCGGCGCCGGGCGCGGGCGCACCCTCCCCGCCGACGGCGTGGTCGGCGCGGACGACCAGCCGTCCGGCGTCGTCGACGAGCGCGACGGCGACCCATCGCACCCGGAACAGCGCCGCGAGCCGCCGCGCCGCCCCGTCGAGGACGTCCTGCAGCGACACCGCCGTCGCGACCGTGCGGGTGATCGCGCTGAGCGCGGCGAGCTGCTCGCGGTCGCGGGTCAGGCTCTGCGCGATCACGCCGGCCACCGCGGCGATGATCAGGCCGATCCCCATCCGGAACGTGATCGAGACGACCAGGAACGGGTGGCCGTAGACGAGCGTGCCGAACACCTCGCGCAGCGTGTAGGCCACGGTGAGGAGCCCGATGGCCACCATCGCCCCGCGCAGCTGGAACCGGACCGCGGCCTCCATCGGCAGCACGTAGAGCACGGCCCAGATCGCGGTCTCGGTGTCGAAGGTGAAGACGAAGACCAGCCCGAGGAACACCGTCCCGTTGAGGACGAGCGCGGCGACGCCGACGCGGCGCGCCCGGCGCACCGTCGTCATGCGCGGGATCAGCGGCCAGATCACCAGGTTGCCCACGGCCAGCAGTGCCAGCAGGCCGACCGCGAGCTCGAACATCCCCGGCGGGTAGGGCAGGTAGTAGGTGAGGACCTGGGCGAGGCCGAACACGAAGCCGCCCCAGCGGATCCGCAGCATCGCGCGCTCGGCGCGGACCAGCCGCGCCAGCTCGGCCGTCGCGAGGGTCTCGAACTCCGCGGCGGTGTCGGGTTCGCGGCCGGTGGCCATGGCGAGCCCGCCGCGGCGGCGGCGCAGGCGCCCGCCGCCGTCGGGCAGGTGGCCGGGATCCGGCGACCCGGCCGAGCCCCAGCTCATCGCCACAACGCTCCGCCCCCTCGGTCGCCGGACGACCCGGCCGGGACCGATCGTGGCGACCCCCGGGCGCCCGCGCGCCACGGTGGTCCGTGGGACGCGGCGGCTCAGCCGCCGTCCGCCCCCCGGAGCGCCCCACGGTGCGGGGCGTCGAGCCGGTCGGCGAGCCGGGCGCGCGAGCGGATCCCGAGCTTCGCGTAGACGTTGCGCAGGTGGAACTCCACGGTGTTGAGGCTGACGATCAGCTCCGCCGCGACCTCCGGGTTGCTCATCCCAGACGCCGCGAGCCGGGCCACGCGCAGCTCCCGCGGCGTGAGCGCGCCGGGCGCCCGGTCCGTGCCCCGGACCGGGTGCAGCCCGCACGCCGCGAGCTCCTCGTCGCACCGCGCCAGCGCGGGACCGGCGCCGAGCCGGGCGAGCACCGCCCGGGCCGACCCCAGCGCGTCGGCCGCGGCGCGTCGCCGGCCGGCCCGCCGCAGCAGGGCGCCGTGGGCGAGGTCGGTGAGCGCGACGTCGAGCTCGGTGCCGGAGCGAGCGTGCTCCGCCGCCCGCCGCAGGGCGCGCTCGGCCCCCGCGGCGTCACCGCGGGCGGCCTGCAACCGCCCGCGGACCCGGGACGCCGCGGCCAGCGCGACGCCGCGGCCGAGCTCCTCGGCCCGGCGCTCGAAGGGGCCGAGCACCCGCTCGGCCTCGTCGGGGCGCCCGAGGTGCACCAGCGCGTCGGCGAGCATGCACGGCCAGCTCGACACGCCGGGCTCGGCGGCCCGTCCCGAGGCGGCCTCGGCCAGCGGGACCAGCAGCTCCACGACCCGGGCGTGCGCCCCGCGGGCGTCGGCGACGTGCGCCGCGGCCACGGTGGCGCCGACGCGGTCCAGCGGCAGGCCGGTGGCGGCGGCCGCCGCGGTCGCCGCCGCGACGTGGGCGTCGGCCCGCTCCCGGTCGCCGCGCGCCGCGTGCGGCATCGCGGCGTAGGAGTGCAGGCGGGCCAGCATCCAGTCCTGCTCGGAGTCCTCGGCGAGGGCGACCGCCTCCTCCGCGTCGGCGACGGCCGCGTCGAAGGCGCCCATCCGGTGCCGGGCCAGCGCGAGGTACCCCTGGGCGTGCAGGCTCGCCACGAACATCCCGCCCGCGCGCAGCGCCGTGACCGCCGCCGACAGCTCCGTGACCGCGCCGGCGTGGTCCTCGGTCCAGAGCAGCCGGGCCCCGCGCGCCACCGCGGTCGACAGCTGCGCGGCGGGGGCCAGCGAGCGCCCGGCGAGGGCGAGGCTGGTGACGAGCGAGACCGACTGGTCCGGGTCGACCGCCAGCGCCCGATTGCCCCACTCGACCGACTCCGCGGCGCGGAGCTGCAGGTAGTACAGGTGGCACAGCGCGTCGCAGATCCCGGCCCGGAAGCCTGGCTCGGCGTCGGCCGCGGCCGCCCAGGCGGCGAGCAGGAGCCGCTCCGCCTCGGCCGTCCGCCCGGCGGTGAACGCCAGCAGCGCGCGCACGAAGCTCTCGTGGGCCGATCCCCCGCCCGGGACCGCCCGGGCGAGCTCCGCGGCCCGGGACCGCTCGCCCGCCAGCACCAGCAGCTCGACCGCGTCGAGCAGGCACCGGGAGCGCTCGGCGGCGTCCGGGAACAGGCCGGCCGCCGAGACCAGCGTGGCGGCCGCACGCGACCGCTCGCCCCGGTCGACCTGCGCCGCGGCCAGGGCGCGCAGGTCGCCGGCGAGCGCGGGGTCGCTGCCCCCCGCCGCGGCGACGCGGTGCCGCAGCACGTCGTCGGGCGTGCCGACGATCCCGGCGGCGCGCGCGTGCAGCCGCATCCGGACCCCGAGGTCCATGTCGTGGTAGACCGCCGCCCGGACCAGCGCGTGCGGGAAGCGCAGCACGGGACCGCCGGGCGCGGCGGACGTCGTCAGCAGCTTCGCCGTGACCGCCGGGGCGACGACCTCGGCGCCGGACTCCCCCGCGAGCTCGACGGCGTCGGCGAGCCGGCAGTGCTCGCCGAGCACCGCGGCGGCCGCCACCACCGCCCGCGCCCCGGGAGGGCACTGCGACAGCCGGCCCAGCACCAGCACGGAGTAGGAGACCGGTGAGGGCAGGGGCCCCTCGGCCGACCGGAGCGCGGCGGGGTCGACCTCCTCGAACAGCGCCCGCACGTGCAGCGGGACGCCGCCGGTGTGGGCGTGCAGGCGCCGGGCGGCCGGCGGCGGCAGCTCCCCCGACCCGAGGGCCCGCCCCAGCGCCACCAGGTCGTCGACGCCGAGGCCGCCCAGCCGCAGCGTCCGCCCGCGGTCGCCGGTGGCCAGCGCGCGCAGCCGGTCGGAGCGGCCGCCGTCGTGCGGGCGGACGGCCACGACGGTCAGCACCCGGTCGGACCCGAGCCTGCGCAGCGCGAACACGAGCGCCTGCAGGGACGGCACGTCCGCCCAGTGCCCGTCGTCCACGCTGATCACGACCGGACCGTCGTGCCCGCGCAGCCGGTCGAGCAGCGCGACGAGCGCAGCCCCGGCGACGGGCGGCTCGTCGGCCGCGTGGACCACGGTGCCCGGACCGCCGCCCACCCGTTCGACGGCCCGCGCCAGCTGCTCGACGATGCCGTAGGAGACGGTCTCCTCGGCCTGCTCCCCGCTCGCCCGCAGCACGGCGGCACCCGGCTCGAGCCCGTCGAGGAACGCCTGGACCAGGGCGGTCTTGCCGGTCCCGGGCTCCCCCTCGACGACGACGACCTGCGAGCGCCCCGCGCAGGCCTGCGCGAGGTGCCCGGCCAGCACCGCCAGCTCGCGGTCCCGGCCGACGAACACGGCCCGGTCCAGCGCGAGCGGGTCACGGTGACCGGGCCGCCCGTCCATGGCGACGATCATGACACCAGGCGCAGTCGTTCCGCCACACGCCGCAGTCGCGCTGGGCCGGACGGCGCTACGGGCGGATCGCCATCACCACGGCTTTGGGTTCCGTGAAGAACTCCCGGCTGAAGTTGCCGCCCTCGCGGCCCCAGCCGGAGTCGGCGAACCCGCCGAACGGGGCGCGCAGGTCCCGGACGAAGAAGCAGTTGGTCCAGATCGTGCCCGCCCGCAGCTGTGCCGAGACGCGGTGCGCGCGCGAGAGGTTCTCCGTGAACACCATGGCGTTGAGGCCGTAGGGCGAGTCGTTGGCGGCGCCGACGGCCTCCGCCTCGGTGTCGAACGGCGTCACGGTGACGACCGGCCCGAACACCTCCTCGCACATGATCGCCGAGTCGGCCGGGGCGTCGACGACGACCGTGGGCCTGACGACCCAGCCCTCGCCCAGGCCGCCGGTGAGGACCTTGCCCGCGCTGTTCTCGACGTAGCCGCGCACCTTCTCGTAGTGCGTGCGCGAGGCCAGCGGGCCGATCTGCGTGGCCGGGTCGCGGGGGTCGCCGATCACCAGCGCCTCCGCGGCCGCGACGAACCGCGCGAGGAACTCGTCCAGGACGGGTCGCTCCACGTAGAGCCGCGACCCGGCGAGGCACACCTGCCCGGCGTTGGTGAAGATCGCCTTGATCGACCAGTCGACGGCGTTGTCCAGGTCGGCGTCGGCGAAGACCAGGTTGGCGCCCTTGCCGCCCAGCTCCAGGCTGACCGGGGTGAGGTTGCGCGCCGCCGCGCCGGTGATGATCCGGCCGGTGCCCGACTCGCCGGTGAACGTGATCCGGTCGACGCGGGGGTCCTCGGTGAGCGCGGAGCCCGCCGAGTCGGGGCCGTAGCCGTGCAGGACGTTGAGCACGCCCGGCGGGATGCCGGCCTCCAGCGCGAGCCGGGCCAGGATCGTCGCCGAGGCCGGGGTGTCCTCCGCGGGCTTGAGCACCACGGTGTTGCCCCAGGCCAGCGCGGGCGCGACCTTCCAGGACTCCAGCATCAGCGGGAAGTTCCACGGCGCCACCGCGGCGACGACGCCGGCCGGCTCGTAGCGGGTGTAGGCGTGGTGCCCGGTGTCCATCGGCAGGGCCTCGGCCATCGCCAGCCGGGCGTGGTCGGCGAAGAACCGGAAGTTCTGCGCGGTGCGCGGCACGTCCTTGCCGCGGGCGTCGGCGATCGGCTTGCCCATGTCGCGGGAGTCGGCCATCGCCAGCTCCTCGGCGTGCTCGCCGACGAGGTCGGCCAGGCGGTGGATCAGGGCGCCGCGCTCGGCGAAGCCCATCCGCGGCCACGGCCCCTCGTCGAACGCGCGGCGCGCGGCGGTGACGGCCAGGTCGGCTTCCGGCGCCCCGCCCAGCGCGACCCGCGCCCACGGCTCCTGCGTCCACGGGTCGACCGAGTCGAACGTGGCGCCGTCGAGCGAGGGGCGCTCCTCGCCGTCGATGACGTGCCCGAAGTCCTCCATCAGCCCTGCTCCCCCTCGGCCGCGAGCTGCAGCGCCACGTCGATGATCATGTCCTCCTGGCCGCCGACCAGGCCGATCTCGCCGCAGCGGCGCAGGATCGCGTGCGCGGGCACCTTGTAGCGCTCGGCCGCGGCCTCGGCGTGCAGCAGGAACGAGGAGTACACCCCGGCCCAGCCCTGCACGATCGCGTTGCGGTCCATCTTGGGCCAGCGGTCCAGGTACGGGCGCACGACGTCCTCGGCCGCGTCGAGCAGGCCCATCACGTCGACGCCGGTGGAGACGCCGAGCCGGTCGAACACCGCGGCGAGCACCTCGGTCGGGCTGTTGCCCGAGCCCGCGCCCAGCGCGCACAGCGACCCGTCGATGTAGCGGACGCCGACCTCCTGCGCGATCACCGAGTTGGCGATGCCGAAGCTGAGGTTCTGATGGCCGTGGTAGCCGACCCAGGCCTCGTCGCCGACCTCGGCGAGCAGCGCCTCGAACCGCGCCCGCGCCTCGTGCATGAGCAGCGCGCCCGCCGAGTCGGTGCAGTACGGGGCCTGGCAGCCGGAGTCGACCATGATCCGCGCCTGCTTCGCCAGGTCCTCCGGCGACGTGCGGTGGGCCATCATGAGGAACCCGGCGGTCTCCATGCCGAGGTCGCGCGCGGCCGCGAAGTGCTGCGGCGACACGTCGGCCTCGGTGCAGTGCGTGGCCACCCGGACCATGTCGGCGCCGGCGTCGCGGGCGCGCTTGAGGTCGTCGACGGTGCCGATGCCGGGCACCAGCAGCACCGCGATCCTGGCCTGCTTCGCCTCCTCGCGGGCGGCCGCGATGAGCGTCATCTCGTCGGTGTGGGAGAAGCCGTAGTTGAAGCTGGAGCCGCCGAGGCCGTCGCCGTGGGTCACCTCGATGACCTCGACGCCGGCGCGGTCGAGCGCGCGGACGGTGTCGCGGACCTGCTGCTCGGTGAACTGGTGCGCCATGGCGTGGGAGCCGTCGCGCAGCGTCGTGTCGACGAGGCGGACGTCGTGGCGGAGGTCGGGGCGGCTCATGCGTTCTCTCCCTGCTTCGCGCGTGCCATGAGCTCGCCGACGCGGGCCGCGGCGGCCGTCATGATGTCGAGGTTGCCGGCGTACTCCGGCAGGTAGTCGCCGTTGCCCTTGACCTCGAGGAAGACCGCGACGCGGCCGTTGCCCCGCCAGCTCTCCCGGGGGTCGTCGAACTGCGGCTCGGCGCGCAGCGTGTAGCCGGGCACGTACTCCTGCACCTCGGCGACCATCTCGTGGACCGAGCGCGTGATCGCGGCGTGGTCGGCGTCGGGGCCGATCATGCAGAACACGGTGTCGCGCATGATCATCGGCGGCTCGACGGGGTTGAGGATGATGATCGCCTTGCCGCGCTCGGCGCCGCCGACCTCGCTGACCGCGCCGGAGGTCGTGTGCGTGAACTCGTCGATGTTGGCGCGGGTGCCGGGGCCGGCCGACCGCGACGACACCGACGCCACGATCTCGGCGTAGGGCACGGGCGTGACGCGGGAGACGGCGTGCACCATCGGGATGGTCGCCTGCCCACCACAGGTGATCATCGAGACGTTGGGGGCGGCGATGTGGTCGCGCAGGTTCACCGGCGGGCAGACCATCGGGCCCAGGTGCGCGGGCGTGAGGTCGACGGCCTGGATGCCGGCCTCGGCGTAGCGCGGGGCGTTGGCGATGTGGGCCGCGGCGGAGGTGGCCTCGAAGACGATCGCCGGGAGCGGGTCCTGGCGCAGCAGCCAGTCGACCCCCTCGGCGCTCGCGTCGATGCCCTGCTCGCGCGCCCGGGCGAGGCCGTCGGACTCGACGACCCCCACCACGTACCGGACGTCGATGACGTCGCTGCGCTGCAGTTTGGCCAGCAGGTCGGTGCCGATGTTGCCCGGCCCGACGATCGCGGCGGGGACTGGTCCGGAGCTCATGACGTCGAGGGTGTCCGGCGCGGCGCCCGGAGGGAACCGCCACGTTCCGGTGGACGGAACGGCGGCCGGGCTGCGGCCCGTTGTGGGCACAACTAGCTTGGGGCGCGTCCGTTCCGGAACGAGAAGGAGCACCCGATGGCCACGCCCCCCGACCCCTACAGCTTCCTGCCCGAGGTCCCCGCGTTCACCGTCACCAGCACCGACGTCGAGGACGGGAAGACGCTCCCCGCACCGCACACCTCCGGCGCCTTCGGCGTGCCCGGCGGCGAGGACCGCTCCCCCCAGCTGAGCTGGTCGGGCTTCCCCGAGGGGACGAAGAGCTTCGCCGTCACCGTCTACGACCCCGACGCGCCCACCGCGAGCGGCTTCTGGCACTGGGCCGTGTTCAACCTGCCCGCGTCCGTCACCTCGCTGGACGCCGGAGCGGGCGCCGAGGGCGGCGCGGGCCTGCCCGGGGGCGCGGTGCAGCTGCGCAACGACGGCGGCTTCGCCGGCTACATCGGCGCCGCTCCGCCCGCCGGCCACGGGCCGCACCGCTACTACACGGTGGTGCACGCGCTCGACGTCGAGACCCTCGAGGTCCCGGCCGACGCGAGCCCCGCGTTCCTCGGTTTCAACCTGTTCGGGCACACGCTGGCCCGCGCGACGATCACCCCGGTCTTCGAGCAGTAGGACACGGCCGGCGGGTAGCGTGGGGTCCTGAGCACGGAAGGGGAGCCGCGGTTGTTCCGATGGTCCGACCGGGGCACCCCGGGCGCCGCTCCGGACGACCGCGCCCTCGCCGCCCGCAACGCCGCCACGCAGGCATTCCTGGCCCTGGACGACGAGCAGCGCGCCGCGGCCACGGCCGTCGACGCGGCCGAGGAGCTGGGGGCGGCCGACCGGGCGGCGGGGCGGCGCCTCGTCGACGCCTGGCGCCGGGTGGCCGAGCTGGGCGACCACGCCACCGAGGCCTACCTCGGCGCCACCACCGACACGCCGCCCGGGCGCGGCACCGCCACCGCCGACGAGCGGGCGACCGCCGAGATCGAACGGGCGCGCGAGGCGATCCGGCGGTTCCGGGCGTCGCACGCGCGGGTGCTCGACGAGGCGGCGCACCTGGTCACGGGCCTGCCGCGGGCCGTGCACGAGGCGCGGGTGGCGCTGGTCGACGCGCGTGCGGCCGTCGCGGGTCCGGCTGACGCCGGGCACGTTCGCTCACGGCGGGCCGAGGAGCGCCTGGCCGACGCCGAGCGCACCGCCGCCCGGCTCGACTCGCCCGGCCTGAGGGAGCGCCGCGACGCCGTCGCCCGCACCCTGGAGCTCGCGCGCGAGGCGCAGGCGCTGGCCGCCGACGCCCCGCGCACGGCCGCGCAGGTGCGGACCGCGCTGTCGAGCGTGGCGACCCGCCGCGCCGCCGCGCAGACCCGCACCGAGCGGATCCCGCCCGCGCTGTCGTCGCTGCGCCGCGAGTTCTCCGAGAAGTGCTCCCGCGACCTCGACGACGCCGAGTCGCGCGCCCGCTCCGCGCTCTCGGCCGCCGACGCCGCGGTGGCCGACGCCGAGCGCCTGGCGGCCGCAGGCGAGTGGGACGACGCCGCCGACCGGATCGCCGCCGCTCGCGCCGAGCTGGGCCGGGCCGAGGAGCGGGCCGACGCGGTCACCGACCGGCTCACCGAGCTGCGCGACGTGCGCGCCGACCCCGCCCGCCAGGCCGCCGACACCCGTTTCGTCGTCCGCGACGCCCAGCGGCTCGTGGTCGACCGGGGTCTGGTCGCGGAGTTCGGGCCCGTCCTCGACGCCCAGTCGGTGCGCCTGCAGAACGCCGTCGACCGCCTCGACGGCGTGCACCCCGACTACTGGTTCTACCTCACCGAGCTCCGTGGCATCCGCGACCGCGTGCGCCAGGTCGTGGAGCGGGTGCGGGCGGGGGCGGGGCGCTAGGACCCGCGAGTCGGGGTCTCGTGGCGACCGTGTCGGGGTGGCGACACGCGCGCACTCAGAGCCCGACTCGCGGGCAACCGGACCCCGACTCGCTCGCAACCAGAGCCCGACTCGCGGGATTTCCGGGTCAGGTCGTCAGGACGAGCTTGCCGCTGGTCCGGCCCAGCTCCCCTGCGCGGTGGGCGTGCGAGGCGCGCTCCAGCGGGAAGGTCTCGGCCACGATGACCCGCAGGCGCCGCTGGTCGACGAGCGCGGCGAGGTCGTCGAGGCCGTCGCCGTCGGGCTCGACCATCATCCCGGTGGCGCGCAGCCCCCGCTCCCGGGCGGCGGTGAGCGCGTCGGCCGCGGCCGCGGAGGGCAGGCAGATCATCAGGCCGTCGGGGTGCAGGACGTCGAGCGAGCGCAGGGAGACCTCGCCGCCGATGAGGTCGAACACGAGGTCGACGGGCTCCACGACCTGCTCGAACGCCTCGCGCCGGTAGTCGATCGCCTCGTCGATGCCGAGGTCGTGCAGCAGGTCGTGCTTGCCCGACGACGCCGTGCCCAGCACGTACGCGCCGCGCGACTTCGCGATCTGCACCGCGAGGTGCCCGACCCCGCCCGCGGCGGCGTGCACCAGCACCCGCTGCCCGGGCTGCACCGCGGCGATGTCGACGAGGCCCTGCCAGGCGGTGAGCCCGGCCAGCGGCAGCGCGGCGGCGGCGACCTCGCCCAGCCCCGCGGGCCGGTGCGCGAAGTGCCGCGAGGGCGCCGTCACGAAGTCGGCGTACGCGGCGGCCTGGCGCGGGAACCAGGGCATCCCGAAGACGGTGTCGCCGACGGCGAAGCGGGTGACGCCGGGGCCGACGGCGTCGACGGTGCCCGCGACGTCCCAGCCCACCGTGAACGGCGGCGCCCCCAGGACGGCGGCCGCCCCGGACCCGGCGCGGGTCTTCCAGTCGACCGGGTTGACCCCGGCGGCCGCCACCCGCACCCGGACCTCGGTCGGCAGCGGCTCGGGCACCGGCGCCGTGCCGAGCACGAGGACCTCCGGACCCCCGAACGTGTGCTGGGTGATCGCGCGCATCGTCTCCACGGCCGGTTCCTACCAGGACGGACGGCCCGACGCCGCTGCGATCGGCGCAATCGGCTCAGTTCGGCGGTGGCTGGTCGATCACGGTCGGTCGGCTGCGCCCCGGGGCCGCCGTGCGCTCCCAGGAGAGGAACCGGTCGGTCTCGGCGAGGAACGTGCCGCCGATCCACAGCGCGACGACGGCGTCGTCGGTCAGACCGAGCAGACCGAGGAACGCCTCGGGCACGAGGTCGACCGGCGAGACGAGGTAGGCCAGCGCGAGCAGCAGCAGCACGAGCCGCCCGCGGGCCTCGGGGAACCGCCCGGAGGCGGCGGCGGTGGCCAGGCGGGGCAGCGCGCGGAGGCGGTCGCCGAGGCCGGGCGCGCCGGGGCGACGGCTCGACGAGACGGCGTTCCAGAGCGCGCGGAACGCGGCGACGCGGCGTGGTCCGAGAGTGGGCACATCGGACACAACGCCGCGGGGCACCCACACGTTCCCCTGACGGCGCGCGCTCTACGCTGCGCGCATCATGAAGCGCGCACGACTGCTGCCAGCCGAGGGCTTCGTCGCCGCCCTGCTGCTCCTCGCCGTGGCCGGCTGCGGCGGGTCGGTGGCCGACCGCGACCGCCCCGATCCCGCGCGCGAGCGCCCCGCCCCGGCCAGCCCGTTCTGCGCCGCGGTGCAGGCCACCAACACCGCGCTCGCCCCGCTCAGCTCCACGACCGCACAGGCCGTGCCGGCCGAGCAGCTGACCAACACCGCCGACGCCGTCCGCGCGGGCACCGCGCAGCTGCTCACCACCGCGCCCGAGGAGATCCGCGCCGACGTCGAGCGCTACGTGCGGGTCGTCGACCTGCAGCTCGACGCGCTCGTGGCCAACGGCGGCGACGGCGCGGCGCTGGCGCGCGACCCCGAGTTCACCGCGCAGGTCAACACCACCGAGAACGCCGCGGCCAACCAGCGCGTGCGCGACTACGTCGCCCGGAACTGCGTGGCGGGCGCCGCGGGCTGACACCCTGGCCCCGTGGACGACTCCTCGGTGGCCGGTCAGATCCTCGACGTCGCCCGGCGCGGCGGCGCCGGGCCCGTGTTCGGGCTCCCCGGCGTGCACAACCTCGCGTTCTGGAACGCCGGCGCGGCGCCGGTGGTGGTCCGCCACGAGCAGGCCGCCGTGTACGCCGCCGACGGCTGGGCCCGCACGACCGGGCGCCTCGGCGCCGCCGTGGTCACGACCGGGCCGGGTGCGGCGAACGCCGTGGCCGCGTTCGGCGAGGCCGCCGCGGCGCACTCCCCCGTGCTGCTGGTCGCCTCGGAGATCCCTCAGGCCCTGCGGCGCGAGGGGCGGGTGCGCGGCGTGCTGCACGAGTCGCGCGACCAGGCGGCGCTGTTCGCCCCGCTCGCGAAGGCGGTGTTCACGCCGCGCACGCCCGCCGAGGTCGCCGACGTCGTGCAGGACGCGGTGGCGACGGCGCTGCGCCACCCGCGCGGGCCGGTGTACGTCGACGTCCCGGCGGACGTGCTGGGGCAGCCGGCCGCTCCCCTGCCCCCGGCCGTCGCGCCCGTCGTCGACACCCCGCCCGGGCTGGAGGAGGCCGCCGCGGTCCTCGCCGGGCGCCGTGTGGTGGTGTGGGCGGGCGGTGACGCCCTCGACGCACCCGACGCCCTCGCCGCGCTGGCCGGGCACCTCGGCGCACCCGTCGTCACGAGCTTCCGGGGGCGCGGCGCCGTGCCGACCGGGCACCCGTCGGCGCTCGGGCTGCCGCCGCACGAGCCGGAGGCGGCCGCGCTGGTCGCGTCGGCCGACGTGCTGCTCGCCGTCGGGGGTGACCTCGACGGCATGAACACCCGCAACTGGACGATGCCGCGCCCGCCGCGCCTCGTCGTCGTCGACGCGGCGGTGCCCGCCGACCCGCCGGAGTGGACCGCCGACGCCACCGCGACCGGCCCGCTCGGCCCCGTCCTCGACGGGCTGCGCGCGCTGCTCCCGCCCGCCCCGGCCTGGGCGCCGACCGGCCTGCGCGGCACGGTGCTCGACCGGCTGCGCGCCGACCCGGCCACGGCCGACGCGCTCACCCTGCTGGACGCCGTCGAGGGGGCCGGGGACGTGGTGCTGGTCTGCGACATGGCCGTGGCGGGTTACTGGGTCGGCGGCTACGCGGCGGTGCGCGCCCCGCGCCGGCTCGCCTACCCCGTCGGCTGGGGCACGCTGGGCTTCGGGCTGCCCGCCGCGCTGGGCGCCGCGGCGGCCGGGCGGCCGGTGCTCGCCGTGTGCGGGGACGGCGGGCTGGTGATGGCGCTGGGCGAGCTCGCGACGCTCGTGCAGGAGCGGCTGCCGGTCACCGTGCTC contains these protein-coding regions:
- the dmpG gene encoding 4-hydroxy-2-oxovalerate aldolase, giving the protein MSRPDLRHDVRLVDTTLRDGSHAMAHQFTEQQVRDTVRALDRAGVEVIEVTHGDGLGGSSFNYGFSHTDEMTLIAAAREEAKQARIAVLLVPGIGTVDDLKRARDAGADMVRVATHCTEADVSPQHFAAARDLGMETAGFLMMAHRTSPEDLAKQARIMVDSGCQAPYCTDSAGALLMHEARARFEALLAEVGDEAWVGYHGHQNLSFGIANSVIAQEVGVRYIDGSLCALGAGSGNSPTEVLAAVFDRLGVSTGVDVMGLLDAAEDVVRPYLDRWPKMDRNAIVQGWAGVYSSFLLHAEAAAERYKVPAHAILRRCGEIGLVGGQEDMIIDVALQLAAEGEQG
- a CDS encoding acetaldehyde dehydrogenase (acetylating) encodes the protein MSSGPVPAAIVGPGNIGTDLLAKLQRSDVIDVRYVVGVVESDGLARAREQGIDASAEGVDWLLRQDPLPAIVFEATSAAAHIANAPRYAEAGIQAVDLTPAHLGPMVCPPVNLRDHIAAPNVSMITCGGQATIPMVHAVSRVTPVPYAEIVASVSSRSAGPGTRANIDEFTHTTSGAVSEVGGAERGKAIIILNPVEPPMIMRDTVFCMIGPDADHAAITRSVHEMVAEVQEYVPGYTLRAEPQFDDPRESWRGNGRVAVFLEVKGNGDYLPEYAGNLDIMTAAAARVGELMARAKQGENA
- a CDS encoding YbhB/YbcL family Raf kinase inhibitor-like protein — protein: MATPPDPYSFLPEVPAFTVTSTDVEDGKTLPAPHTSGAFGVPGGEDRSPQLSWSGFPEGTKSFAVTVYDPDAPTASGFWHWAVFNLPASVTSLDAGAGAEGGAGLPGGAVQLRNDGGFAGYIGAAPPAGHGPHRYYTVVHALDVETLEVPADASPAFLGFNLFGHTLARATITPVFEQ
- a CDS encoding NADP-dependent oxidoreductase, coding for MRAITQHTFGGPEVLVLGTAPVPEPLPTEVRVRVAAAGVNPVDWKTRAGSGAAAVLGAPPFTVGWDVAGTVDAVGPGVTRFAVGDTVFGMPWFPRQAAAYADFVTAPSRHFAHRPAGLGEVAAAALPLAGLTAWQGLVDIAAVQPGQRVLVHAAAGGVGHLAVQIAKSRGAYVLGTASSGKHDLLHDLGIDEAIDYRREAFEQVVEPVDLVFDLIGGEVSLRSLDVLHPDGLMICLPSAAAADALTAARERGLRATGMMVEPDGDGLDDLAALVDQRRLRVIVAETFPLERASHAHRAGELGRTSGKLVLTT
- a CDS encoding DUF1232 domain-containing protein, which encodes MPTLGPRRVAAFRALWNAVSSSRRPGAPGLGDRLRALPRLATAAASGRFPEARGRLVLLLLALAYLVSPVDLVPEAFLGLLGLTDDAVVALWIGGTFLAETDRFLSWERTAAPGRSRPTVIDQPPPN
- a CDS encoding thiamine pyrophosphate-binding protein, which gives rise to MDDSSVAGQILDVARRGGAGPVFGLPGVHNLAFWNAGAAPVVVRHEQAAVYAADGWARTTGRLGAAVVTTGPGAANAVAAFGEAAAAHSPVLLVASEIPQALRREGRVRGVLHESRDQAALFAPLAKAVFTPRTPAEVADVVQDAVATALRHPRGPVYVDVPADVLGQPAAPLPPAVAPVVDTPPGLEEAAAVLAGRRVVVWAGGDALDAPDALAALAGHLGAPVVTSFRGRGAVPTGHPSALGLPPHEPEAAALVASADVLLAVGGDLDGMNTRNWTMPRPPRLVVVDAAVPADPPEWTADATATGPLGPVLDGLRALLPPAPAWAPTGLRGTVLDRLRADPATADALTLLDAVEGAGDVVLVCDMAVAGYWVGGYAAVRAPRRLAYPVGWGTLGFGLPAALGAAAAGRPVLAVCGDGGLVMALGELATLVQERLPVTVLVVDDGGYGMLRYDQQRAGHPERGVDLVTPDFTALAAAFGLAATDVASVDGLAPALATAVASGAPHLVRVPARLTPPRTTSPRWNE